The following proteins come from a genomic window of Oenanthe melanoleuca isolate GR-GAL-2019-014 unplaced genomic scaffold, OMel1.0 S040, whole genome shotgun sequence:
- the SCARA3 gene encoding scavenger receptor class A member 3, with protein SRAVFRKVDSISEEISSSQTLYERKLLSLQEDLQGLGERSSGNGSSACRDTAALGRELSELQRELEQIQEMLQAQEILLERTSQSHARLSSAGSSMAGGLRSCSASIGNVSRGLEQLREQARGWQGVTARLQDSLRDLARQRSEAGEAAERLNSSLEQNSQRLRALQRQAGEEALALRRAAGEWQNATRVFGTLRAASSRSSELLRNLQAGLGSAVREASRNSEGMQELALQLLGLQLQLDNVSSQLDEQQESAQDLRHRRGHGRNRTEERFQELESRLGSLQLETRTILANVEATDGHVRGMLRFLDAVRFSCDREFRGQAEELRELGRSLGTLQAATEELRERSGMLGARLEFDVRNLSLVVEEMRAVDARHGEMLRNGSELRGAPGLPGPRGLKGDPGSRGAPGDPGRKGDLGDLGSPGSPGSPGSPGAAGAAGPSGERGPPGSRGFPGPKGSKGGAGIPGARGPKGDPGIPGIPGAPGAAGPPGARGEPGIPGSPGNEGTPGTPGTKGEPGPRGPPGLPGPPGPPGQ; from the exons TCCCGGGCAGTGTTCCGGAAGGTGGATTCCATCTCCGAGGAGATCAGCTCATCCCAGACCTTGTATGAGCGGaaactcctctccctgcaggaggatctcCAGGGATTGG GTGAGAGGAGCTCCGGGAACGGCTCCTCCGCCTGCCGGGACACGGCGGCGCTGGGCCGGGAGCTCTCGGAGCTGCAGCgggagctggagcagatccaggagatgctccaggcgCAGGAAATCCTCCTGGAGCGAACTTCCCAGAGCCACGCCCGCCTCTCCTCCGCCGGCTCCTCCATGGCGGGCGGGCTGCGGAGCTGCTCCGCGTCCATCGGGAATGTCAGCCggggcctggagcagctgcgGGAGCAGGCGCGGGGGTGGCAGGGGGTCACGGCCCGCCTGCAGGATTCCCTGCGGGATCTGGCCCGGCAGCGCTCGGAGGCGGGAGAGGCGGCGGAGCGGCTgaattccagcctggagcagaatTCCCAGCGGCTCCGCGCGCTCCAGAGGCAGGCGGGCGAGGAGGCGCTGGCGCTGCGCAGGGCGGCGGGCGAGTGGCAGAACGCCACGCGTGTTTTCGGGACGCTCCGCGCCGCTTCGTCCCGGAGCTCCGAGCTGCTCCGGAACCTGCAggccgggctgggctcggcGGTCCGGGAAGCATCCCGGAATTCCgaggggatgcaggagctggcgctgcagctgctggggctgcagctgcagctggacaaCGTCTCCTCGCAGCTGGACGAGCAGCAGGAGAGCGCGCAGGACCTGCGGCACCGCCGCGGCCACGGGCGGAACCGCACCGAGGAGCGCTTCCAGGAGCTGGAATCCCGGCTGGGATCGCTGCAGCTGGAAACCCGCACCATCCTGGCCAACGTGGAGGCCACGGACGGGCACGTGCGGGGCATGCTGCGCTTCCTGGACGCCGTGCGCTTCTCCTGCGACCGGGAGTTCCGCGGGCAGGCCGAGGAGCTGCGGGAGCTCGGGAGGTCGCTCGGGACGCTGCAGGCGGCCACCGAGGAGCTGCGGGAGCGCTCCGGGATGCTGGGAGCGCGGCTGGAGTTCGACGTGAGGAACCTGTCGCTGGTGGTGGAGGAGATGAGGGCGGTGGATGCGCGGCACGGGGAGATGCTCCGGAACGGCTCCGAGCTCCGAG GCGCTCCGGGGCTCCCGGGCCCCCGCGGCCTCAAGGGCGATCCAGGATCCAGGGGCGCGCCGGGAGATCCGGGCCGGAAGGGCGACCTTGGGGATCTGGGATCGCCGGGATCGCCGGGATCGCCGGGATCtccgggagcggcgggagcggcggggccgagcggggagcggggcccgCCCGGATCCCGCGGCTTTCCCGGCCCCAAGGGCTCCAAGGGCGGCGCGGGGATCCCGGGAGCGCGCGGCCCCAAGGGCGATCCCggaattcccggaattcccggAGCTCCCGGAGCCGCGGGGCCGCCCGGAGCGCGAGGGGAGCCGGGAATTCCCGGGAGCCCCGGGAAcgaggggacaccggggacaccggggacaaAGGGGGAGCCCGGGCCAAGGGGACCCCCGGGACTGCCGGGACCGCCCGGGCCGCCGGGACAGTga